The following proteins are encoded in a genomic region of Myxosarcina sp. GI1:
- a CDS encoding secondary thiamine-phosphate synthase enzyme YjbQ: MPIINQFIEVETQADIDIHNLTPKLEAIIDKTSIKNGSVIVFSRHTTTALAINEYEARLLEDLKNYFRKLAPPTDKYLHNDLHLRDVPPDEPINAHSHLVAMTLNNSETILLIDGQLALGTWQSVLFFELDGPRRRSVLVQISGE; this comes from the coding sequence ATGCCAATTATCAATCAATTTATCGAAGTTGAAACTCAAGCAGACATCGATATTCACAACCTAACTCCTAAACTAGAAGCAATTATTGACAAAACATCGATTAAAAACGGTAGCGTTATAGTTTTTTCTCGTCATACCACCACAGCCCTGGCGATTAATGAATACGAAGCTAGATTGTTAGAAGATCTAAAAAATTATTTTCGTAAATTAGCACCGCCTACAGATAAATATTTACACAACGATCTGCATTTACGAGATGTTCCACCCGACGAACCGATAAACGCACACTCTCATTTAGTTGCTATGACCCTTAACAATAGTGAAACTATACTTTTAATTGACGGTCAATTAGCATTGGGAACCTGGCAGTCGGTATTATTTTTTGAATTAGATGGTCCTCGTCGTCGCAGTGTTTTAGTTCAAATTAGCGGAGAATAA
- the glmS gene encoding glutamine--fructose-6-phosphate transaminase (isomerizing), whose translation MCGIVGYIGTQTATEILISGLERLEYRGYDSAGVATVSEGKIQCVKAKGKLYNLREKLEREVNHSQIGIGHTRWATHGKPEEHNAHPHLDTLEGIAVVQNGIIENYRELREELIQQGTEFTSETDTEVIPHLIAQCLHGSDLSLLDAVRQTIPRLKGAFAIAVISAERPYELIVARQQAPIILGFGQGEFFCASDITALLPHTRAVLSLDNGEMARMTPLGVEIYSFAGDRLSKFPRTLDWNPVQVEKQGFRHYMLKEIYEQPAVVRTCLESYLNPNWHADEQPDFSPVNLGLTAHLCDNLEHIQILACGTSWHASLVGKYLLEQLANIPTTVDYASEFRYSPKPLIPNTLTIGVTQSGETADTIAALEAERARRENLEPKLQAKLLGITNRPESTLAQVVDRLINTQAGIEIGVAATKTFVAQVMGFYFLALDLAYRRQTLSNQRIGEIIEGLRGIPPQIEKIIETQADYIEELAHDFTQETEDFIFIGRGINFPIALEGALKLKEISYIHAEAYPAGEMKHGPIALLDHKVPVVAIAMPGSVYEKVISNAQEAKARDARLIGVTSAMNAQEAAHTFNDVLTVPGVEELISPILAVVPLQMLAYHIAAIKGLDVDQPRNLAKSVTVE comes from the coding sequence ATGTGTGGAATAGTTGGATATATAGGCACTCAAACAGCTACAGAAATTTTAATCTCTGGTTTAGAAAGGTTAGAATATCGCGGTTATGATTCTGCTGGAGTGGCAACTGTTAGCGAAGGTAAAATTCAGTGTGTCAAGGCGAAAGGTAAACTTTACAACTTAAGAGAAAAATTAGAAAGAGAAGTCAATCATTCTCAAATCGGTATCGGACATACCCGTTGGGCAACTCACGGCAAACCCGAAGAACACAACGCCCATCCCCATCTCGATACATTAGAAGGAATTGCTGTAGTGCAAAACGGCATTATCGAAAACTATCGAGAATTGAGAGAAGAGTTAATCCAACAAGGTACGGAATTTACTTCAGAAACCGATACAGAAGTTATTCCTCATTTAATAGCCCAATGTTTGCATGGCTCGGATTTGTCTTTACTGGATGCCGTAAGACAAACTATTCCTCGACTCAAAGGAGCTTTTGCGATCGCCGTTATTAGTGCCGAACGCCCCTACGAACTAATCGTTGCCCGTCAGCAAGCACCGATAATTTTGGGTTTCGGGCAGGGTGAATTTTTCTGTGCTTCCGATATTACCGCCTTATTACCTCACACTCGCGCTGTTTTGAGCTTAGACAATGGCGAAATGGCAAGAATGACCCCATTAGGAGTAGAAATCTATAGCTTTGCAGGCGATCGCCTCAGCAAGTTTCCCCGCACCCTCGATTGGAATCCCGTACAGGTAGAAAAACAGGGTTTCCGTCACTATATGCTCAAAGAGATTTACGAGCAACCTGCGGTAGTACGAACCTGTTTGGAATCCTATCTCAATCCCAACTGGCACGCCGACGAACAGCCCGACTTTAGCCCCGTAAATCTTGGCTTGACCGCTCATCTCTGCGACAATTTAGAACACATCCAAATCTTGGCTTGTGGTACCAGTTGGCACGCTAGCTTAGTCGGCAAATACTTACTAGAACAACTAGCCAATATTCCTACTACAGTCGATTACGCCTCAGAATTTCGCTATTCTCCCAAACCTTTAATTCCCAATACCCTCACCATCGGCGTAACGCAGTCGGGTGAAACCGCCGATACTATCGCTGCTTTAGAAGCCGAAAGAGCCAGACGAGAAAACTTAGAACCCAAACTACAGGCAAAACTTTTAGGCATTACCAATCGCCCCGAAAGTACTTTAGCTCAAGTAGTCGATCGCCTTATTAATACCCAAGCAGGGATTGAAATTGGGGTGGCGGCTACTAAAACCTTTGTTGCACAGGTAATGGGCTTTTACTTCTTGGCATTAGACTTAGCTTATCGTCGCCAAACTCTATCCAATCAAAGAATTGGTGAGATTATTGAAGGCTTGCGCGGTATTCCCCCTCAAATCGAGAAAATAATCGAAACCCAAGCAGATTACATTGAAGAACTAGCACACGACTTTACTCAAGAAACCGAAGATTTTATTTTTATCGGACGCGGTATCAACTTCCCCATTGCCTTAGAAGGTGCGTTAAAACTCAAAGAAATTTCTTACATTCATGCAGAAGCCTATCCCGCAGGGGAAATGAAACACGGACCGATCGCTTTACTAGATCACAAAGTTCCTGTTGTTGCGATCGCTATGCCTGGAAGCGTCTACGAAAAGGTAATTTCTAACGCCCAAGAAGCCAAAGCCAGAGATGCTAGACTCATCGGCGTAACTTCAGCAATGAACGCCCAAGAAGCAGCGCATACTTTTAATGACGTTTTAACCGTCCCAGGGGTAGAAGAATTAATCTCGCCGATTTTAGCAGTCGTCCCCTTGCAGATGTTGGCTTATCACATCGCCGCAATTAAAGGGCTAGACGTAGACCAACCTCGTAACCTCGCAAAATCAGTCACGGTTGAATAA
- a CDS encoding carbohydrate ABC transporter permease codes for MLKTIRLERQKLVPYLFLLPAIALLIITVFLPAIQAFSLSFTKYEYDITQAPEWVGFANFQRLLQDEIFWQTLKNTVIYLIGVVPILVIVPLFLAILVNQKLRGINWFRTAFYTPVVISMVVAGIAWKALYTQNGLLNQFLQQVGISEGVPWLTSPQLAIWSVMLVTIWKGLGYYMVIYLAGLQAISPELYEAAAIDGSDGWQKHFDITIPLMRPYLFLVAVISAISATKVFEEIYIMTQGGPRDSTKTVVYYLYERAFQDLDISYACTIGLVLFLGILGLSIANLYLSKT; via the coding sequence ATGTTAAAAACAATTAGGTTAGAGCGTCAAAAATTAGTTCCCTATTTATTTTTACTACCTGCGATCGCGCTGCTAATTATCACGGTATTTTTACCAGCAATACAGGCTTTTTCTCTTAGCTTTACTAAATACGAATACGATATTACCCAAGCACCAGAATGGGTCGGTTTTGCTAATTTCCAGCGATTGCTACAGGATGAGATTTTTTGGCAGACGCTTAAAAACACCGTTATCTATCTTATTGGTGTAGTGCCAATTTTAGTTATCGTGCCTTTGTTTTTAGCAATTTTAGTCAATCAAAAACTGCGGGGAATTAACTGGTTTCGCACGGCATTTTATACGCCAGTAGTAATCTCGATGGTAGTAGCGGGAATTGCCTGGAAAGCTCTCTATACTCAAAATGGCTTGCTCAATCAGTTTCTGCAACAGGTTGGCATTAGTGAAGGCGTTCCTTGGCTGACAAGTCCCCAACTAGCGATTTGGAGCGTGATGTTAGTAACCATCTGGAAAGGATTGGGCTACTATATGGTAATTTATCTAGCTGGCTTACAGGCAATTTCGCCAGAACTATACGAAGCAGCCGCGATCGATGGTTCGGACGGTTGGCAAAAACATTTTGATATTACTATTCCCCTGATGCGTCCTTACTTATTTTTAGTAGCGGTGATTTCGGCAATTTCTGCTACTAAAGTCTTTGAAGAAATTTACATCATGACCCAGGGAGGACCCCGCGACAGCACTAAAACTGTAGTTTATTATCTTTACGAACGAGCTTTTCAGGATCTTGATATTAGCTACGCCTGTACTATTGGACTGGTATTGTTTTTGGGTATTTTGGGACTTTCTATTGCTAATTTATATCTTTCTAAAACTTAG
- a CDS encoding DUF2993 domain-containing protein, which produces MFGTENLGEQAFNKFAALALSSQLEAYDRLDVKVKTAPDKLASGEVESLDIAGEGLVIETDLKVQVLNIGMKTISIDPLKALTGNIELTQPTEGTAYLVLTETDLNRAINSPELRAKIDVLDTYLATEKVKLTVPQKKCQFREDGTVAVEAVVELQPSGETKEVAFTATPKIASGGRSVVLENIQYESGKELSEDITQGFLDKAEKMLNLRNFEKQGLALRINRLAVEADCIKISAAADITEFPTL; this is translated from the coding sequence ATGTTCGGAACAGAAAATCTCGGAGAACAGGCATTTAACAAATTTGCCGCATTAGCTTTATCTTCTCAACTTGAAGCTTACGATCGCTTGGATGTCAAAGTCAAAACCGCTCCCGACAAACTAGCTAGCGGTGAGGTAGAATCGCTAGATATTGCAGGAGAAGGATTGGTTATCGAAACCGATTTAAAAGTACAGGTTTTAAATATTGGTATGAAAACAATCTCTATCGATCCTCTAAAAGCTCTCACTGGCAATATCGAACTTACTCAGCCTACCGAAGGCACTGCCTACTTAGTTTTAACCGAAACCGATCTCAACCGCGCCATAAATTCACCAGAACTCAGAGCTAAAATCGATGTTTTAGATACATATTTAGCAACAGAAAAGGTTAAGCTAACGGTTCCTCAAAAAAAATGCCAGTTTCGCGAAGATGGAACCGTAGCGGTAGAAGCTGTGGTTGAGTTGCAGCCATCTGGGGAAACTAAAGAAGTGGCATTTACTGCAACTCCAAAAATTGCTTCGGGAGGTAGAAGCGTCGTACTAGAAAATATTCAATACGAGTCTGGAAAAGAACTATCAGAAGACATAACCCAAGGGTTTTTAGATAAAGCTGAAAAAATGCTCAATTTGCGTAACTTTGAGAAACAGGGACTCGCTCTACGCATTAATCGCCTTGCTGTGGAAGCAGATTGTATAAAAATATCGGCAGCAGCAGATATTACTGAATTTCCTACTCTCTAA
- a CDS encoding C69 family dipeptidase produces the protein MCDSMVALPDVTQAGDLIFGKNSDRPAKEIQDAISIPARTYANNAALECTYITIPQVKHTLAVIISQPQWMWGAEMGANECGVVIGNEAVWTREPTHDTGLLGMDLVRLGLERGTSAIAALQVIVELLSQYGQGGNCAEHFQMNYHNSFLIADRNEAWVLETAERYWVAERVISGVRSISNNLSIRNADTIRHPEVVEYAVNRGLCNSEADFDFANIFSSSFVSDVPSPNSREGRVRQLCQLNRGEFSVETAKSILRDHQSNVCMHGEFVSAGSQISSLSPAGDKHWFIERPHPCQHDYQQVSFSPNTKLDSVAGIK, from the coding sequence ATGTGTGATTCTATGGTAGCTCTACCAGATGTTACGCAAGCAGGGGATTTGATTTTTGGTAAAAATAGCGATCGCCCAGCAAAAGAAATTCAAGATGCGATTTCTATTCCCGCTCGAACTTATGCCAACAATGCTGCTCTAGAATGCACTTATATCACAATTCCTCAAGTCAAACATACGCTAGCCGTAATTATTTCTCAACCTCAATGGATGTGGGGTGCAGAAATGGGGGCTAATGAGTGTGGTGTGGTTATCGGCAATGAAGCTGTTTGGACTAGAGAACCCACTCACGATACTGGTTTATTGGGCATGGATTTAGTTCGCCTGGGTTTGGAGAGAGGCACAAGCGCGATCGCAGCTTTGCAGGTTATTGTCGAGTTGCTGTCTCAGTACGGACAGGGAGGCAACTGCGCCGAACACTTTCAAATGAACTATCACAACTCTTTTTTAATTGCCGACAGAAACGAAGCGTGGGTATTAGAAACAGCCGAAAGATATTGGGTTGCCGAACGTGTAATTAGCGGCGTGCGATCGATTTCTAACAACCTCAGTATTAGAAATGCAGATACTATTCGCCATCCCGAAGTAGTTGAGTATGCCGTAAACCGAGGCTTGTGTAATAGCGAAGCAGATTTTGATTTTGCAAATATATTTAGCAGCAGCTTTGTTAGCGATGTGCCGTCTCCTAACTCCAGGGAAGGCAGAGTCAGACAGTTATGCCAGTTAAATCGAGGTGAATTTTCCGTCGAGACAGCAAAATCGATTTTAAGAGATCATCAAAGTAATGTTTGTATGCACGGCGAGTTTGTAAGTGCGGGCAGTCAAATATCTTCACTATCCCCAGCAGGAGACAAACACTGGTTTATCGAGCGTCCCCATCCCTGTCAACATGATTACCAGCAGGTTTCTTTCTCGCCAAACACCAAACTAGATTCAGTTGCAGGGATAAAATAA
- a CDS encoding PAP/fibrillin family protein, producing the protein MVKVPNRLATKQNLLKEIERLKKEQNTLDAPITDLEIQPQLVSAIATLMQDLEESNPFPRPLLYANTLLDGAWLLEYSTAREIRALKRLPLGFQVGKVYQIIDVNNGSFENKAWVRHSSGLLSGYVRVTATFEPAKQDDDIFPNRQINIDFKQRFLGIERIFGIKTNLLDPFRVVEAKNPVGRTPSLNLTYIDETIRVGRGGDGSLYILSKAKM; encoded by the coding sequence ATGGTAAAAGTTCCAAATCGATTGGCAACCAAACAGAATTTACTTAAAGAAATCGAACGACTCAAAAAAGAACAAAACACTCTTGATGCACCAATTACCGATCTAGAAATTCAGCCTCAACTCGTTTCCGCGATCGCAACATTAATGCAGGATTTAGAAGAATCAAACCCTTTTCCGCGTCCTTTGTTATATGCTAATACCCTACTCGATGGTGCTTGGTTGTTGGAATATTCAACTGCTAGAGAAATTCGGGCTTTAAAACGCTTGCCTTTAGGATTTCAAGTAGGTAAGGTCTATCAAATAATCGATGTTAACAATGGGTCTTTTGAAAATAAAGCATGGGTGCGACATAGTTCGGGCTTACTATCGGGCTATGTAAGAGTAACAGCTACTTTTGAACCTGCCAAACAAGATGACGATATATTTCCCAATAGACAAATTAATATTGATTTTAAACAGCGTTTTTTAGGCATCGAGCGGATTTTTGGGATAAAAACAAACTTGCTCGACCCTTTTAGAGTTGTAGAAGCCAAAAATCCAGTTGGTAGAACTCCCAGTTTGAATCTTACTTACATCGATGAAACCATAAGAGTTGGTCGGGGTGGCGACGGTAGTTTATATATCCTATCTAAAGCCAAAATGTAA
- a CDS encoding GNAT family N-acetyltransferase translates to MSLKIELLNSKIHNRSNFDCGKESLNRYLVKTASQDLKRKVATVFVLVDCHNQVLAYYTLSAFTIEVLELELSVAKKLPRYPRLPATMLGRLAVDINYQGRNFGKLMLVNALLKAYENTKTIAPIAVVVDAIDDKASNFYKKYGFVAFKS, encoded by the coding sequence ATGTCGTTAAAGATCGAGCTATTGAATTCAAAAATACACAATCGTTCTAATTTTGACTGCGGTAAAGAAAGTTTAAACAGATACCTAGTTAAAACTGCTTCTCAAGATCTAAAAAGAAAGGTTGCTACAGTATTTGTCTTAGTAGATTGCCACAACCAAGTATTAGCATACTATACACTCTCTGCTTTTACCATCGAAGTTTTGGAACTAGAGTTGTCTGTGGCAAAAAAACTGCCTCGCTATCCTCGCTTGCCTGCCACTATGCTAGGTCGTTTAGCAGTAGATATAAATTATCAAGGTCGTAATTTCGGTAAGCTGATGCTCGTTAATGCGTTATTAAAAGCTTATGAAAATACCAAGACCATTGCTCCAATTGCTGTAGTAGTTGATGCCATAGATGATAAAGCCAGCAATTTTTACAAAAAGTATGGTTTTGTAGCATTTAAATCTTAA
- a CDS encoding DUF1778 domain-containing protein, producing the protein MTDKSFARLEARVDPKVKAMWQQAAELQGVTLTDFVVTSLQEAAIKVIRSHQSMQLDREDTEAFVTAILNPPEPKEELKTAFAEYQKVFGD; encoded by the coding sequence ATGACCGATAAATCTTTTGCCAGGTTAGAAGCCCGTGTAGACCCAAAAGTCAAAGCTATGTGGCAGCAAGCAGCAGAACTTCAGGGAGTCACCCTTACAGACTTCGTAGTCACTAGCTTGCAAGAAGCAGCAATAAAAGTAATTCGTTCTCATCAGTCAATGCAACTAGACAGAGAAGATACGGAAGCTTTTGTTACGGCTATTCTCAATCCACCCGAACCCAAAGAAGAACTAAAAACAGCCTTTGCTGAGTACCAAAAAGTGTTTGGAGATTGA
- a CDS encoding NAD+ synthase, with translation MKIALAQLNPKIGDISHNVKQILAAAKTAAKQNVRLLLTTELSLCGYPPRDLLLYPGFINLMAQKLKEVASSLPSGLAVLVGTVEPNPHAASKGQKSLFNTIVLLEAGQVRQTYYKRLLPTYDVFDEDRYFESGFEAKYFTLDGVKFGMTICEDLWNNEQFWGKRSYEVNPLAELAQLNVDLVVNLSASPYSVGKQKIREAMLSQGAAFYQKPILYANQVGGNDDLIFDGNSVAIDGTGTIVDRAKKFETDLVIVELDKLRSASGQNDSVEREDTLYETDRNEDIYRALVLGVRDYAKKCGFKSAVLGLSGGIDSALVAAIATKALGAENVLGVLMPSPYSSKGSIDDAVDLVNNLGINSQQIAISEAMMAYDKLLAPMFEGTEFGVAEENIQSRIRGNLLMAIANKFGHLLLSTGNKSELAVGYCTLYGDMNGGLAVIADVPKTRVFSICQWLNRDREVIPNNIISKPPSAELKPGQQDSDSLPAYEILDDILERIIDRHQSESAIVAAGHDPDTVAKVIKLLTRAEFKRRQAPPGIKITDRAFGTGWRMPIASSWMGIYY, from the coding sequence ATGAAAATAGCCCTAGCTCAACTCAACCCCAAAATCGGCGATATTTCCCACAATGTCAAACAAATACTGGCAGCAGCAAAAACAGCAGCCAAACAAAACGTGCGTTTGCTGCTAACAACCGAACTATCTCTCTGTGGTTATCCTCCTAGAGACTTGCTGCTGTATCCAGGTTTTATTAACTTGATGGCACAAAAATTAAAAGAAGTTGCCTCATCTTTACCTTCGGGTTTGGCAGTGCTGGTTGGTACGGTAGAACCAAATCCTCATGCAGCTTCTAAAGGACAAAAATCATTATTTAATACTATTGTCTTGCTCGAAGCAGGACAAGTCAGACAAACCTATTACAAACGCCTATTACCAACTTACGATGTGTTTGATGAAGACCGCTATTTTGAGTCGGGTTTTGAAGCCAAATACTTTACTCTCGATGGGGTAAAGTTTGGCATGACTATCTGCGAGGACTTGTGGAATAACGAACAGTTTTGGGGAAAACGCAGTTATGAGGTTAATCCTCTGGCAGAATTAGCGCAGTTAAATGTAGATTTGGTAGTTAACCTGTCAGCATCCCCTTATAGTGTGGGCAAGCAAAAAATCAGAGAAGCAATGTTAAGTCAGGGTGCGGCTTTCTATCAAAAACCAATTTTATATGCCAATCAGGTAGGAGGAAACGACGATCTTATTTTTGATGGCAACAGCGTCGCTATAGATGGGACGGGTACAATTGTCGATCGCGCTAAAAAGTTTGAAACGGACTTGGTTATAGTTGAGTTAGACAAGTTGCGATCTGCTTCTGGGCAAAATGACAGCGTTGAGAGGGAAGATACCCTCTATGAAACCGATCGCAATGAAGATATCTATCGCGCATTAGTTTTAGGCGTGCGAGACTATGCTAAAAAATGCGGTTTTAAGTCGGCTGTATTGGGTTTGAGTGGCGGTATCGATTCGGCATTAGTAGCAGCGATCGCTACAAAAGCATTAGGTGCGGAAAACGTTTTGGGTGTCTTGATGCCTTCTCCCTATAGTTCAAAAGGTTCTATTGACGATGCCGTAGATTTGGTTAACAATTTGGGTATCAACAGCCAGCAAATTGCCATTAGTGAGGCAATGATGGCTTACGATAAATTACTGGCACCGATGTTTGAAGGGACGGAGTTTGGAGTTGCCGAAGAAAATATTCAGTCGCGGATACGAGGTAATTTATTAATGGCGATCGCCAATAAATTCGGACACCTGCTTTTGTCTACTGGTAATAAATCGGAACTAGCTGTAGGTTACTGCACGCTATACGGCGACATGAATGGCGGCTTGGCAGTTATTGCCGACGTGCCAAAAACTCGCGTATTTAGTATTTGTCAGTGGTTAAATCGCGATCGAGAAGTTATTCCCAACAATATTATTAGCAAACCCCCTAGTGCCGAACTAAAGCCAGGACAACAAGACAGTGATTCTTTACCCGCTTACGAAATTCTCGACGATATTCTAGAACGCATTATCGATCGACATCAATCAGAATCAGCTATAGTAGCAGCAGGACACGATCCCGACACGGTAGCTAAAGTAATTAAATTACTAACCCGCGCCGAATTCAAACGCCGTCAGGCACCCCCAGGAATTAAAATAACCGATCGCGCCTTTGGTACTGGTTGGCGGATGCCCATCGCCAGCAGTTGGATGGGAATTTATTATTAG
- a CDS encoding isochorismate lyase, with protein MKPAEKCQNITEVRSEIDRIDRQVIAILAKRFEYVKAAAKFKNSTTDVRAADRLEAMLQQRRVWAESEGLDPDVVEDLYRNLVNYFIDEELHKWRNQ; from the coding sequence ATGAAACCAGCGGAAAAATGTCAGAATATAACTGAAGTTCGTAGTGAAATAGACAGAATAGATCGACAAGTAATTGCCATCTTAGCTAAAAGATTTGAATATGTAAAAGCGGCAGCGAAATTTAAAAATAGCACTACAGATGTTCGAGCGGCAGATAGATTAGAGGCAATGTTACAGCAAAGACGAGTGTGGGCAGAATCTGAAGGTTTAGATCCAGACGTAGTAGAAGATTTATATCGCAATTTAGTTAATTATTTTATTGATGAAGAACTTCATAAATGGAGAAATCAATAA
- a CDS encoding NUDIX domain-containing protein, whose product MKLDSVWAKSKDGSESSSERLADFKVGVDNVIFSVDTRQNRLLVLLRKRTDEPFINCWSLPGTLVRQGESLKQAAYRTLAEKIQVDNLYLEQLYTFGKPGRDPRENPESFGVRYLSVSYFALVRFEEVKIITKSASGSSWYQVKEVPSLAFDHNRILEYGYNRLRNKLEYSPIAFEVLPQEFTLNEVYQLYCTVLGENFSDYSNFRSRLLKLGILSDTGVKVSRGAGRPASLYRFDAEAFAPLKDKPLVFI is encoded by the coding sequence ATGAAACTAGACTCAGTTTGGGCTAAAAGTAAAGACGGATCTGAAAGCAGTTCGGAGAGATTAGCCGATTTTAAAGTTGGAGTGGATAACGTTATTTTTTCGGTAGATACCAGACAAAATCGTTTATTAGTTTTATTACGTAAAAGAACCGACGAACCCTTTATAAATTGCTGGAGTTTACCTGGTACTTTAGTGCGTCAGGGAGAGTCTTTAAAACAAGCTGCTTATCGAACTTTAGCCGAAAAAATCCAGGTAGATAATTTATATCTAGAACAACTATATACCTTTGGTAAACCAGGAAGAGATCCCAGAGAAAACCCCGAAAGTTTTGGAGTAAGATATTTATCTGTTAGCTATTTTGCTTTAGTAAGATTTGAAGAAGTAAAGATAATTACCAAGTCTGCTTCGGGAAGCTCTTGGTATCAAGTAAAAGAAGTTCCATCTCTCGCTTTCGATCACAATCGTATTTTAGAATATGGCTATAATCGCCTGCGAAATAAATTAGAATACAGTCCGATCGCTTTTGAAGTTCTACCGCAAGAATTTACCTTAAATGAAGTTTATCAACTTTACTGTACGGTTTTAGGTGAAAATTTCTCCGACTATTCTAACTTTAGATCTCGCTTGCTTAAGTTAGGTATTCTATCAGATACGGGAGTTAAAGTTTCTCGCGGTGCGGGTCGTCCTGCAAGTTTGTATCGTTTTGATGCCGAAGCTTTTGCTCCCTTAAAAGACAAGCCATTAGTATTTATTTAA
- a CDS encoding nicotinate-nucleotide adenylyltransferase, with product MKKIALFGTSADPPTAGHQSILRWLAIHYDLVVVWASDNPFKQHQTPLNRRSEMLRLVIEEIDVPQDNISLRQQLSDRYTLNTVNKAREIWQDNTEFTLVIGADILPQITSWYRIEELLAKVKILIIPRSGYDLDRADLKSLEAIGGQYTIASLDVPQVSSSAYRSQGDNRVITPAVENYISQQRLYAARTKAGEKV from the coding sequence ATGAAAAAAATAGCTCTTTTCGGTACCAGTGCCGATCCGCCAACCGCAGGACATCAATCTATTTTACGCTGGTTGGCTATACATTACGATTTAGTCGTAGTGTGGGCATCGGATAATCCTTTCAAACAGCATCAGACACCTTTAAATCGCCGTAGTGAAATGTTGCGGTTAGTTATTGAAGAAATCGATGTACCTCAAGATAATATTAGCCTGCGGCAGCAATTGAGCGATCGCTACACTCTAAATACTGTTAATAAAGCTAGAGAAATTTGGCAAGATAATACGGAATTTACTTTAGTAATTGGCGCAGATATTTTACCGCAAATAACTAGCTGGTATCGTATTGAAGAACTGTTAGCTAAGGTAAAAATTTTAATTATTCCTCGTTCTGGATACGATCTCGATCGCGCCGATTTAAAATCCCTCGAAGCTATAGGAGGGCAGTATACTATTGCCAGTCTGGATGTACCGCAAGTTTCTTCAAGTGCCTATCGTTCTCAAGGAGATAATCGAGTTATAACTCCAGCAGTAGAAAACTATATTTCGCAACAGCGTTTGTATGCTGCTCGAACTAAAGCAGGAGAGAAAGTATGA